CAATTTACATCATGATCACAATGAAAGCTCTAGTCCTGACCCCAAAAGATAAACTTGTCACTATACAAGACATCCCCGTTCCTGAACCAGGCCCTTTGGAGATATTGGTCCGTGTCGGTGCCGTTGCCTTGAATCGAGTTGACTGGCTATACACTACCAACCCTGTAGCTGCGCAAGACTACCGTGTGGTAGGAAGTGATTTCGCAGGCGAGGTTGTAAAGGTTGGCTCAGACCTTGATAAAGTTGATGATCCTCGAGTTAAAGTCGGCACACGTGTTGCGAGTTTTGTGCAGGGAGGTGAGTACTCCATGCGCCATCACTATCACTTTTTAGCTAGTCACTAACAGATTATCTTACCACTAGCTTGCTCCGTCAACGAACGACCGGGCGCATTTGCTCAATATGTCTGCATTGAGTGGAATTTAGCATGGCATGTCCCCGATAGCATGTCCCTTGAAGAAGCCGCAGGCATCAGCATGTGCGGTCTCACTGCAGCCCAGGGAGTTTTCAGTCGCCTTCAACTTCCCTGTCCGTTTGCCGAAACCGATGGTTTTAATCGTCTTGGCCTGAAATCTGGCGAGCCTGTCAACGTTCTCATCTACGGAGCGACTGCATCTCTTGGTCTTTTTGCGGCTCAATTGGTCCGCTTGAGCGCGAAATATTCGGGCTCTCGTATAAATCTCATTGGAGTAGCGAGTGCCTCGAAACACGACCTACTTCGAGCAAAGACCTATTCTTTTGATGTTCTGATTGACTATCACGATGCCGATTGGACTGAGCAAGCCAAGAAACTGACTGCGAACACTGGTGGAGTGCACTATGCAGTTGATGCTGTATCTGTTTCCCCAACTGTCGAGCGGGTTGAATCGGTTCTGGCTCCTGAGGGTTGCTTCGCAGTATATCGAAGTCCAGCACTGGGAAAATTCGACATCAACAAATTACGCGTCAAGCCTTTGATTGGCGCTGTATGGGAGGGCCTGGGAGTTGAGATTGGCTACCAAGGTACGCGACACCCTAAAATGTCATTGGAAAGTTTGAAGACGTTGCTAATTTCGAATTGTAGGTGCGAGTATTGCAGCGAACCCTCAAGCACGCAAATTTGCCGCTGGGTTCTTTAAATTCCTTGGTTCAGGAGCTCCGCAGGGCAAGGTCAAGCTGGAAAGCAACCCTGTTCGTCAGATGCATGGTGGTCTTGATAAAATTGCCGAAGAGGGCCTGCCACTTGTATCCCCGAACAAGGTTCCTGGAGTTCGTGCAGTTAGTGCCGAGAAGGTTGTCTACACAATCGCGTAGTATGCAACATGTAGTTCGGTGACCAATACTATTCCTGTTTCTTCTGTACCCATGTTTCGAATCATCCTAAAATTTAATCCTCCTTTTACTGACTGGCTTAAATCCGTTACATCCGCTATTCAGACTCGCACAGACAGTTGACAGACACCAACTCAACAAGGTTAGAAAAGGGATGTGGGGTCAGAAAACGTCACTGACTAGTTTGCTGGCAACTGCCGATGGTGGGACTTGAAAAGGTTGTTACAAATTTCCATCAATGGAGTCGGCAAAATGTGGGCGAGCTAAGGGATATTTATATACGAAATTCTCGGCAGGATCAACATTCTTGTGGCAATCAGTACTCACTATACACTATCTTCAAATATCAATCAATTCTTCTTTTCATTTGACCAACATGGCTCGCATCTTGATCACTGGCTCTGCTGACGGCTTCGGCATCGTCGCTGCTCGTCAACTCGTCCAACGCAACCATGAAGTCTACCTCCACGCACGAAAATGCCCAGCGTGCAGCTGATGCCAAGGCGCAATGCCCCGGTGCAGCCGGCGTCTTTATTGCTGACTTGTCTCTCGTCTCTGAGACAAAGAGACTCGCTAAGGAAGCCAACGCCGTTGGGACCTTTGATGCCATTATTCACAATGCTGGCATGCTCTATGGACCTTTCCGGAGAACACCTGATACTGGACTTCCGGCCATGGTGGCTGTCAACGTCCTTGCGCCCTATATCCTCACTTGTCTTTTGACCCCTCCCAAACGACTCGTCTACATTGCATCTCAGTTGCACAAGGATGCCAATACCGACGTTAAGGATATTTTCTGGCT
The sequence above is a segment of the Fusarium oxysporum f. sp. lycopersici 4287 supercont2.66 genomic scaffold, whole genome shotgun sequence genome. Coding sequences within it:
- a CDS encoding uncharacterized protein (At least one base has a quality score < 10), with amino-acid sequence MLRSLEVTYLTLLHPEMYLYSVSPTWPSGYLLSITFGLGSIYIMITMKALVLTPKDKLVTIQDIPVPEPGPLEILVRVGAVALNRVDWLYTTNPVAAQDYRVVGSDFAGEVVKVGSDLDKVDDPRVKVGTRVASFVQGACSVNERPGAFAQYVCIEWNLAWHVPDSMSLEEAAGISMCGLTAAQGVFSRLQLPCPFAETDGFNRLGLKSGEPVNVLIYGATASLGLFAAQLVRLSAKYSGSRINLIGVASASKHDLLRAKTYSFDVLIDYHDADWTEQAKKLTANTGGVHYAVDAVSVSPTVERVESVLAPEGCFAVYRSPALGKFDINKLRVKPLIGAVWEGLGVEIGYQGASIAANPQARKFAAGFFKFLGSGAPQGKVKLESNPVRQMHGGLDKIAEEGLPLVSPNKVPGVRAVSAEKVVYTIA